In Phragmites australis chromosome 24, lpPhrAust1.1, whole genome shotgun sequence, the following are encoded in one genomic region:
- the LOC133908071 gene encoding U-box domain-containing protein 33-like isoform X2, translated as MRSYHSSVLYISRPKDKVINWLIPYERTIPLWFFFKDFAAARMMLKQKSLFKDKVFVALSEEPRDGRSILSWVIDHASESAEIIIVHIVTAPNFESRQQILDSYLDQCSRNKVRAEKRVYLYTKIDEGLLNLIKIYGVTELVMGAAADRHYRRKMKAPQSQTAMSVMQKANSHCNIRFICNGKLILFREAISCLLTKSKSARPTSAVPKMDLQSLLQINLEDKRLEYMYIKEMELRKEVEAELSQQKEETETLKEAMLVLQNELDWYKYQWKKNANALQDVNQQKCLLEHRISESDSIASYLEESMRASESLVQSLNLEYNKVKRERDDVVKEARDMRIEKELTAHCAYGVMSSGFSLMELEQATQDFSSSLNIGRGGFGSVYKGFLRNTTVAIKVLNTETLHAQSQFQQEVAILNRVRHPNLVTLIGACPEASALVYEFLPNGSLEDRLNCVDNTLPLTWQVRIRIIVEVCSALIFLHKHRPHPVVHGDLKPGNILLDANLLSKLSDFGISRLLLESSVTGSDAHFTSQPMGTPAYMDPEFFGTGELTPQSDTYSFGITILRLLTGRAPLRLTRVVQKALNDDDLRSVLDHSAGDWPLVKAEQLARIGLRCTELSRQKRPDLERDVWRVVQPMIEEAPSPLSQSFRSVSSESGTALTTPSYFLCPISQVIMRDPQVAADGFSYEAHALRDWLDSGRNTSPMTKRALPNRDTVPNHALRSAIQEYLQQNKLQKLFAHG; from the exons ATGCGGTCATACCACAGTTCGGTTCTCTATATTAGCCGTCCGAAAGATAAAGTGATAAACTGGTTGATACCATATGAAAGAACAATACCCCTCTGGTTCTTCTTCAAGGACTTTGCAGCTGCACGCATGATGCTCAAGCAGAAGAGTCTGTTTAAAGACAAGGTGTTTGTTGCACTCTCTGAGGAGCCTAGGGATGGCCGGTCCATACTGTCTTGGGTTATTGATCATGCATCTGAAAGCGCAGAGATCATCATCGTCCACATAGTAACTGCACCAAACTTTG AAAGCAGACAGCAAATTTTGGACAGCTACCTAGATCAGTGCTCAAGGAATAAG GTAAGAGCTGAGAAACGGGTGTATCTTTATACCAAGATAGATGAAGGCCTTCTTAATCTGATAAAAATATATGGGGTCACTGAACTTGTTATGGGTGCAGCAGCAGACAGACATTACAGGAG AAAAATGAAAGCACCGCAGTCTCAGACAGCAATGAGCGTGATGCAAAAAGCCAATTCACACTGCAACATACGGTTTATTTGCAATGGAAAGCTAATACTTTTCAG GGAGGCAATTTCCTGCCTACTGACCAAGTCAAAATCAGCGCGACCAACTTCTGCTGTTCCCAAAATGGATCTTCAAAGTTTGCTTCAGATTAATTTAGAG GATAAAAGATTGGAATATATGTACATTAAGGAAATGGAACTAAGGAAAGAGGTAGAAGCAGAACTCTCACAACAAAAGGAAGAGACAGAAACTCTGAAGGAAGCAATGCTAGTGCTCCAAAATGAGCTGGATTGGTATAAataccaatggaaaaagaatgCCAATGCATTGCAGGATGTAAACCAGCAGAAGTGCCTTCTGGAACACCGCATATCAGAGTCAGACTCTATTGCTAGCTATCTAGAAGAGAGCATGAGAGCTTCTGAATCTCTTGTCCAGTCACTAAACTTGGAGTACAATAAAGTGAAGCGGGAGCGAGATGATGTGGTTAAAGAGGCAAGGGACATGCGTATAGAGAAAGAGCTCACCGCACATTGTGCCTATGGAGTGATGAGCTCCGGGTTCTCCTTGATGGAGTTGGAGCAGGCTACCCAGGATTTCAGCAGTTCACTGAACATTGGTCGAGGTGGATTTGGATCTGTCTATAAAGGTTTTCTCCGCAACACTACAGTAGCTATAAAGGTGCTCAATACCGAAACCTTGCATGCCCAATCACAGTTCCAGCAAGAG GTAGCTATACTCAATAGAGTGAGGCATCCAAACCTAGTCACCCTTATTGGAGCCTGCCCTGAAGCTTCAGCCCTCGTTTACGAGTTCTTACCAAATGGAAGCCTGGAAGACCGACTCAACTGTGTTGACAACACCCTGCCTCTCACTTGGCAGGTGCGCATCCGGATCATCGTGGAGGTTTGCTCTGCACTGATCTTCCTTCACAAGCACAGGCCTCATCCCGTTGTGCACGGGGACCTCAAGCCAGGCAACATCCTCCTTGATGCAAACTTGCTGAGCAAGCTCAGCGACTTTGGGATCTCCCGTCTCCTGCTGGAGTCTAGTGTCACTGGCAGCGATGCACACTTCACCTCCCAACCTATGGGCACACCAGCATACATGGACCCAGAGTTCTTCGGCACAGGGGAACTGACGCCACAGTCTGACACTTACTCCTTCGGCATTACAATCCTGCGTCTCTTGACCGGAAGGGCGCCTCTACGCCTCACAAGGGTGGTGCAGAAGGCACTGAACGATGATGACCTGCGCTCTGTGTTGGATCACTCGGCAGGTGATTGGCCGCTGGTGAAGGCAGAGCAGCTTGCACGCATTGGGCTGCGGTGCACGGAGCTTAGCAGGCAGAAGCGCCCTGATCTTGAACGCGATGTTTGGAGGGTGGTTCAACCTATGATAGAGGAAGCTCCTTCCCCATTGTCGCAGTCTTTTCGATCCGTCAGCAGTGAAAGTGGTACAGCTCTTACCACGCCATCCTACTTCCTTTGCCCAATCTCTCAG GTGATCATGAGAGATCCTCAGGTTGCAGCAGATGGCTTCTCCTATGAAGCTCATGCTCTTAGAGATTGGCTGGATAGCGGGCGCAACACATCTCCAATGACGAAGAGAGCTCTTCCAAACCGTGATACCGTCCCCAACCACGCACTGCGTTCAGCCATCCAAGAATACCTCCAACAGAACAAGCTGCAAAAGCTATTTGCACATGGGTAG
- the LOC133908071 gene encoding U-box domain-containing protein 33-like isoform X1 yields MRSYHSSVLYISRPKDKVINWLIPYERTIPLWFFFKDFAAARMMLKQKSLFKDKVFVALSEEPRDGRSILSWVIDHASESAEIIIVHIVTAPNFESRQQILDSYLDQCSRNKVRAEKRVYLYTKIDEGLLNLIKIYGVTELVMGAAADRHYRRKMKAPQSQTAMSVMQKANSHCNIRFICNGKLILFSGWNFSREAISCLLTKSKSARPTSAVPKMDLQSLLQINLEDKRLEYMYIKEMELRKEVEAELSQQKEETETLKEAMLVLQNELDWYKYQWKKNANALQDVNQQKCLLEHRISESDSIASYLEESMRASESLVQSLNLEYNKVKRERDDVVKEARDMRIEKELTAHCAYGVMSSGFSLMELEQATQDFSSSLNIGRGGFGSVYKGFLRNTTVAIKVLNTETLHAQSQFQQEVAILNRVRHPNLVTLIGACPEASALVYEFLPNGSLEDRLNCVDNTLPLTWQVRIRIIVEVCSALIFLHKHRPHPVVHGDLKPGNILLDANLLSKLSDFGISRLLLESSVTGSDAHFTSQPMGTPAYMDPEFFGTGELTPQSDTYSFGITILRLLTGRAPLRLTRVVQKALNDDDLRSVLDHSAGDWPLVKAEQLARIGLRCTELSRQKRPDLERDVWRVVQPMIEEAPSPLSQSFRSVSSESGTALTTPSYFLCPISQVIMRDPQVAADGFSYEAHALRDWLDSGRNTSPMTKRALPNRDTVPNHALRSAIQEYLQQNKLQKLFAHG; encoded by the exons ATGCGGTCATACCACAGTTCGGTTCTCTATATTAGCCGTCCGAAAGATAAAGTGATAAACTGGTTGATACCATATGAAAGAACAATACCCCTCTGGTTCTTCTTCAAGGACTTTGCAGCTGCACGCATGATGCTCAAGCAGAAGAGTCTGTTTAAAGACAAGGTGTTTGTTGCACTCTCTGAGGAGCCTAGGGATGGCCGGTCCATACTGTCTTGGGTTATTGATCATGCATCTGAAAGCGCAGAGATCATCATCGTCCACATAGTAACTGCACCAAACTTTG AAAGCAGACAGCAAATTTTGGACAGCTACCTAGATCAGTGCTCAAGGAATAAG GTAAGAGCTGAGAAACGGGTGTATCTTTATACCAAGATAGATGAAGGCCTTCTTAATCTGATAAAAATATATGGGGTCACTGAACTTGTTATGGGTGCAGCAGCAGACAGACATTACAGGAG AAAAATGAAAGCACCGCAGTCTCAGACAGCAATGAGCGTGATGCAAAAAGCCAATTCACACTGCAACATACGGTTTATTTGCAATGGAAAGCTAATACTTTTCAG TGGATGGAACTTTTCCAGGGAGGCAATTTCCTGCCTACTGACCAAGTCAAAATCAGCGCGACCAACTTCTGCTGTTCCCAAAATGGATCTTCAAAGTTTGCTTCAGATTAATTTAGAG GATAAAAGATTGGAATATATGTACATTAAGGAAATGGAACTAAGGAAAGAGGTAGAAGCAGAACTCTCACAACAAAAGGAAGAGACAGAAACTCTGAAGGAAGCAATGCTAGTGCTCCAAAATGAGCTGGATTGGTATAAataccaatggaaaaagaatgCCAATGCATTGCAGGATGTAAACCAGCAGAAGTGCCTTCTGGAACACCGCATATCAGAGTCAGACTCTATTGCTAGCTATCTAGAAGAGAGCATGAGAGCTTCTGAATCTCTTGTCCAGTCACTAAACTTGGAGTACAATAAAGTGAAGCGGGAGCGAGATGATGTGGTTAAAGAGGCAAGGGACATGCGTATAGAGAAAGAGCTCACCGCACATTGTGCCTATGGAGTGATGAGCTCCGGGTTCTCCTTGATGGAGTTGGAGCAGGCTACCCAGGATTTCAGCAGTTCACTGAACATTGGTCGAGGTGGATTTGGATCTGTCTATAAAGGTTTTCTCCGCAACACTACAGTAGCTATAAAGGTGCTCAATACCGAAACCTTGCATGCCCAATCACAGTTCCAGCAAGAG GTAGCTATACTCAATAGAGTGAGGCATCCAAACCTAGTCACCCTTATTGGAGCCTGCCCTGAAGCTTCAGCCCTCGTTTACGAGTTCTTACCAAATGGAAGCCTGGAAGACCGACTCAACTGTGTTGACAACACCCTGCCTCTCACTTGGCAGGTGCGCATCCGGATCATCGTGGAGGTTTGCTCTGCACTGATCTTCCTTCACAAGCACAGGCCTCATCCCGTTGTGCACGGGGACCTCAAGCCAGGCAACATCCTCCTTGATGCAAACTTGCTGAGCAAGCTCAGCGACTTTGGGATCTCCCGTCTCCTGCTGGAGTCTAGTGTCACTGGCAGCGATGCACACTTCACCTCCCAACCTATGGGCACACCAGCATACATGGACCCAGAGTTCTTCGGCACAGGGGAACTGACGCCACAGTCTGACACTTACTCCTTCGGCATTACAATCCTGCGTCTCTTGACCGGAAGGGCGCCTCTACGCCTCACAAGGGTGGTGCAGAAGGCACTGAACGATGATGACCTGCGCTCTGTGTTGGATCACTCGGCAGGTGATTGGCCGCTGGTGAAGGCAGAGCAGCTTGCACGCATTGGGCTGCGGTGCACGGAGCTTAGCAGGCAGAAGCGCCCTGATCTTGAACGCGATGTTTGGAGGGTGGTTCAACCTATGATAGAGGAAGCTCCTTCCCCATTGTCGCAGTCTTTTCGATCCGTCAGCAGTGAAAGTGGTACAGCTCTTACCACGCCATCCTACTTCCTTTGCCCAATCTCTCAG GTGATCATGAGAGATCCTCAGGTTGCAGCAGATGGCTTCTCCTATGAAGCTCATGCTCTTAGAGATTGGCTGGATAGCGGGCGCAACACATCTCCAATGACGAAGAGAGCTCTTCCAAACCGTGATACCGTCCCCAACCACGCACTGCGTTCAGCCATCCAAGAATACCTCCAACAGAACAAGCTGCAAAAGCTATTTGCACATGGGTAG
- the LOC133908071 gene encoding U-box domain-containing protein 70-like isoform X3 — protein sequence MGAAADRHYRRKMKAPQSQTAMSVMQKANSHCNIRFICNGKLILFSGWNFSREAISCLLTKSKSARPTSAVPKMDLQSLLQINLEDKRLEYMYIKEMELRKEVEAELSQQKEETETLKEAMLVLQNELDWYKYQWKKNANALQDVNQQKCLLEHRISESDSIASYLEESMRASESLVQSLNLEYNKVKRERDDVVKEARDMRIEKELTAHCAYGVMSSGFSLMELEQATQDFSSSLNIGRGGFGSVYKGFLRNTTVAIKVLNTETLHAQSQFQQEVAILNRVRHPNLVTLIGACPEASALVYEFLPNGSLEDRLNCVDNTLPLTWQVRIRIIVEVCSALIFLHKHRPHPVVHGDLKPGNILLDANLLSKLSDFGISRLLLESSVTGSDAHFTSQPMGTPAYMDPEFFGTGELTPQSDTYSFGITILRLLTGRAPLRLTRVVQKALNDDDLRSVLDHSAGDWPLVKAEQLARIGLRCTELSRQKRPDLERDVWRVVQPMIEEAPSPLSQSFRSVSSESGTALTTPSYFLCPISQVIMRDPQVAADGFSYEAHALRDWLDSGRNTSPMTKRALPNRDTVPNHALRSAIQEYLQQNKLQKLFAHG from the exons ATGGGTGCAGCAGCAGACAGACATTACAGGAG AAAAATGAAAGCACCGCAGTCTCAGACAGCAATGAGCGTGATGCAAAAAGCCAATTCACACTGCAACATACGGTTTATTTGCAATGGAAAGCTAATACTTTTCAG TGGATGGAACTTTTCCAGGGAGGCAATTTCCTGCCTACTGACCAAGTCAAAATCAGCGCGACCAACTTCTGCTGTTCCCAAAATGGATCTTCAAAGTTTGCTTCAGATTAATTTAGAG GATAAAAGATTGGAATATATGTACATTAAGGAAATGGAACTAAGGAAAGAGGTAGAAGCAGAACTCTCACAACAAAAGGAAGAGACAGAAACTCTGAAGGAAGCAATGCTAGTGCTCCAAAATGAGCTGGATTGGTATAAataccaatggaaaaagaatgCCAATGCATTGCAGGATGTAAACCAGCAGAAGTGCCTTCTGGAACACCGCATATCAGAGTCAGACTCTATTGCTAGCTATCTAGAAGAGAGCATGAGAGCTTCTGAATCTCTTGTCCAGTCACTAAACTTGGAGTACAATAAAGTGAAGCGGGAGCGAGATGATGTGGTTAAAGAGGCAAGGGACATGCGTATAGAGAAAGAGCTCACCGCACATTGTGCCTATGGAGTGATGAGCTCCGGGTTCTCCTTGATGGAGTTGGAGCAGGCTACCCAGGATTTCAGCAGTTCACTGAACATTGGTCGAGGTGGATTTGGATCTGTCTATAAAGGTTTTCTCCGCAACACTACAGTAGCTATAAAGGTGCTCAATACCGAAACCTTGCATGCCCAATCACAGTTCCAGCAAGAG GTAGCTATACTCAATAGAGTGAGGCATCCAAACCTAGTCACCCTTATTGGAGCCTGCCCTGAAGCTTCAGCCCTCGTTTACGAGTTCTTACCAAATGGAAGCCTGGAAGACCGACTCAACTGTGTTGACAACACCCTGCCTCTCACTTGGCAGGTGCGCATCCGGATCATCGTGGAGGTTTGCTCTGCACTGATCTTCCTTCACAAGCACAGGCCTCATCCCGTTGTGCACGGGGACCTCAAGCCAGGCAACATCCTCCTTGATGCAAACTTGCTGAGCAAGCTCAGCGACTTTGGGATCTCCCGTCTCCTGCTGGAGTCTAGTGTCACTGGCAGCGATGCACACTTCACCTCCCAACCTATGGGCACACCAGCATACATGGACCCAGAGTTCTTCGGCACAGGGGAACTGACGCCACAGTCTGACACTTACTCCTTCGGCATTACAATCCTGCGTCTCTTGACCGGAAGGGCGCCTCTACGCCTCACAAGGGTGGTGCAGAAGGCACTGAACGATGATGACCTGCGCTCTGTGTTGGATCACTCGGCAGGTGATTGGCCGCTGGTGAAGGCAGAGCAGCTTGCACGCATTGGGCTGCGGTGCACGGAGCTTAGCAGGCAGAAGCGCCCTGATCTTGAACGCGATGTTTGGAGGGTGGTTCAACCTATGATAGAGGAAGCTCCTTCCCCATTGTCGCAGTCTTTTCGATCCGTCAGCAGTGAAAGTGGTACAGCTCTTACCACGCCATCCTACTTCCTTTGCCCAATCTCTCAG GTGATCATGAGAGATCCTCAGGTTGCAGCAGATGGCTTCTCCTATGAAGCTCATGCTCTTAGAGATTGGCTGGATAGCGGGCGCAACACATCTCCAATGACGAAGAGAGCTCTTCCAAACCGTGATACCGTCCCCAACCACGCACTGCGTTCAGCCATCCAAGAATACCTCCAACAGAACAAGCTGCAAAAGCTATTTGCACATGGGTAG